One Pasteurella dagmatis DNA segment encodes these proteins:
- the matP gene encoding macrodomain Ter protein MatP: MKYQKLENQEAHWKWLYLIKKHREGENITRYEEKSLRESITLQLVEKQNQPQQIEEWIQSHLAQDLIVKLDQAIRARRKRFFNGEKQSTKKKSIDLEYAVWLRLSRYSRKMKMTLSETISYMIDERESKAQFENQMSAMKAGLKDLLK, translated from the coding sequence ATGAAATATCAAAAACTTGAAAACCAAGAAGCACATTGGAAATGGTTATATTTAATTAAAAAACATCGTGAAGGTGAAAATATTACCCGCTATGAAGAAAAAAGTTTACGTGAAAGCATTACCCTTCAGCTCGTTGAAAAACAAAACCAACCACAACAAATTGAAGAGTGGATTCAATCCCACCTTGCTCAAGATTTAATCGTTAAATTAGATCAAGCCATTCGAGCCAGACGTAAACGCTTTTTCAATGGTGAAAAGCAATCTACTAAGAAAAAATCAATTGATCTAGAATATGCTGTTTGGCTACGTTTATCGCGTTATTCACGTAAAATGAAAATGACTTTATCAGAAACTATTTCTTATATGATTGATGAACGTGAAAGCAAAGCACAATTTGAAAATCAAATGTCTGCAATGAAAGCTGGCTTAAAAGACTTATTAAAATAA
- the cspD gene encoding cold shock domain-containing protein CspD encodes MEVGVVKWFNNAKGFGFISAEGSDADIFAHYSVIEMEGYRSLKAGQKVQFEVVHGDKGSHATKIVPIVE; translated from the coding sequence ATGGAAGTAGGCGTTGTTAAATGGTTCAATAATGCAAAAGGTTTTGGCTTTATTTCAGCTGAAGGCAGTGATGCGGATATTTTCGCACATTACTCAGTGATTGAAATGGAAGGATACCGTTCATTAAAAGCCGGACAAAAAGTACAATTTGAAGTTGTACATGGCGATAAAGGCTCACATGCAACGAAAATTGTTCCAATCGTTGAATAA
- a CDS encoding YoaH family protein, with the protein MLDNFLLNLTHEEQQKAVEQIQLLMAQGIGSGEAIAQVAQALREKYSQENVQK; encoded by the coding sequence ATGTTAGATAATTTTTTATTAAACTTAACTCATGAAGAACAACAAAAAGCCGTAGAGCAAATTCAGTTGCTCATGGCACAAGGTATTGGAAGCGGAGAGGCAATCGCACAAGTAGCGCAGGCATTACGTGAGAAATACTCACAAGAAAATGTACAAAAATAA
- the truC gene encoding tRNA pseudouridine(65) synthase TruC yields the protein MELEILYQDDYLVAVNKPAGMLVHRSWLDMHETQFVMQTLRDQIGQHVYPIHRLDRPTSGVLLFALSSEVANLLCLQFEDKQVEKSYLAIVRGYLTGKERIDYPLKVKLDKVADKFVQEDKAPQDAVTDYQGLLTVEMPYSVKKYNTTRYSLVRLLPQTGRKHQLRRHMKHIFHPILGDTQYGDLHQNRAFTEYTEVKRLMLHAETLVFIHPIIREPIKLTAELDADWLKVLEIFGWSQFK from the coding sequence ATGGAATTAGAAATTTTATACCAAGATGACTATCTGGTTGCGGTCAATAAACCTGCTGGAATGTTAGTACATCGAAGCTGGCTAGATATGCATGAAACACAATTTGTTATGCAAACATTACGTGATCAAATTGGACAGCATGTTTACCCTATTCACCGTTTAGATCGCCCAACCTCTGGCGTTTTATTATTTGCATTAAGTAGTGAAGTTGCGAATTTACTGTGTTTACAATTTGAAGATAAACAAGTAGAAAAAAGCTATCTGGCGATTGTGAGAGGTTATTTAACTGGAAAAGAAAGGATTGATTATCCACTTAAAGTTAAATTAGATAAGGTTGCGGATAAATTTGTACAAGAAGATAAAGCGCCTCAGGATGCTGTGACCGATTATCAAGGCTTGTTGACGGTTGAAATGCCTTATTCAGTTAAAAAATACAATACAACTCGTTATTCATTAGTACGACTTTTGCCACAAACGGGACGAAAGCATCAGTTGCGTCGCCATATGAAACATATTTTTCATCCAATTTTAGGTGATACTCAATATGGAGATTTACACCAAAATCGAGCTTTTACTGAGTACACGGAAGTGAAACGTTTAATGTTGCACGCAGAAACTTTAGTTTTTATTCATCCGATCATACGAGAACCTATAAAATTAACCGCTGAACTAGATGCAGATTGGCTAAAAGTGTTAGAGATATTTGGTTGGTCCCAGTTTAAATAA
- a CDS encoding YqcC family protein, with product MYQQTKLHLQELQSVMVELNLWQMTAPAESAFLSQEPFALDTMSPTEWLQWIFIPRMYALIESGSPLPTKISITPYIEEALKEMDGLAQLLRPISEIEKVLQK from the coding sequence ATGTATCAACAAACGAAATTACATTTGCAAGAACTTCAAAGCGTGATGGTGGAGTTAAATTTATGGCAAATGACAGCGCCTGCTGAAAGTGCATTTTTGAGCCAAGAGCCATTTGCTTTAGATACGATGTCGCCAACGGAATGGTTACAATGGATTTTTATCCCCCGTATGTACGCATTGATCGAAAGTGGATCGCCATTGCCAACTAAAATTTCCATTACGCCTTATATTGAAGAAGCGTTGAAAGAAATGGACGGATTGGCACAATTATTAAGACCGATCAGCGAAATTGAAAAAGTGTTGCAGAAATAG